One Owenweeksia hongkongensis DSM 17368 genomic region harbors:
- a CDS encoding glucosaminidase domain-containing protein has product MKYKLVLVMMMMVSLVFAQGKQQAYIKKYKDVAIREMKLYGIPASITLAQGILESGSGESYLATKANNHFGIKCHTDWDGKRVYHDDDKKNECFRSYKDPDESFKDHSLFLKNRSRYAFLFEESPTDYKAWAKGLKKAGYATNPKYPKLLIDLIERYELHKYDLNGYNANPHGEEKEIAVALINVSTNGVKYIEVGEGESLESISLKTQVKMKRLLKYNDLSWDAKVSEGQRLYTQPKRKKAARDFNYHKVEAGEDMHSISQKFGIRLEYLYKRNNMKVGEQPRVGTTLYLR; this is encoded by the coding sequence ATGAAGTATAAATTGGTTTTGGTAATGATGATGATGGTTTCCTTGGTTTTTGCCCAAGGAAAACAGCAGGCGTATATCAAAAAATACAAGGATGTGGCTATCCGCGAAATGAAGCTTTACGGAATACCGGCCAGTATTACTTTGGCGCAAGGTATTTTGGAGTCGGGCAGTGGCGAGAGTTATTTGGCTACCAAAGCCAATAACCATTTTGGTATAAAGTGCCACACCGACTGGGATGGCAAACGTGTGTACCATGATGATGATAAAAAGAACGAGTGTTTTAGATCATATAAAGATCCTGATGAGAGCTTTAAGGATCATTCCTTGTTTTTGAAAAACAGGAGTCGTTATGCTTTTCTTTTTGAAGAATCACCAACGGATTATAAAGCTTGGGCTAAAGGTTTGAAAAAAGCGGGATATGCTACAAATCCTAAATACCCCAAATTGCTGATAGATTTGATTGAGCGCTATGAACTTCACAAGTATGACCTTAATGGCTATAATGCCAATCCTCACGGTGAGGAAAAGGAGATTGCGGTGGCCTTGATAAATGTGTCTACCAATGGTGTAAAATACATTGAAGTAGGTGAGGGCGAATCTTTAGAGTCTATTTCACTGAAGACGCAGGTGAAAATGAAAAGACTATTGAAGTACAATGATCTTTCATGGGATGCCAAGGTGAGCGAAGGACAACGTTTGTACACGCAGCCAAAGCGGAAAAAGGCTGCTCGTGATTTTAATTATCACAAAGTGGAGGCGGGAGAGGATATGCATTCTATTTCCCAAAAATTCGGGATTAGATTGGAGTATCTATACAAGCGAAACAACATGAAAGTAGGTGAGCAACCGAGAGTTGGGACTACTTTGTACTTGAGATAA
- a CDS encoding 1-aminocyclopropane-1-carboxylate deaminase/D-cysteine desulfhydrase produces MNSFEKINSPIQHVDTLNGVEVYIKRDDLIHPEVSGNKWRKLKYHYEAFRESNKKVMLTFGGAFSNHIAATAALGKMYGFETKALIRGEEITTNPTLDFCRSCGMEIEAISRKQYDERDNPEFLGMLGEALPEVYLVPEGGKGVLGMRGCLDIMDEVKDQFDMVCVAGGTGTTMAGMMSSGYETNFQLFPALKGGDFLRPAIQKHIVDFGQELSTQGLGKISTRATLTLQNDYHFGGYGKVQPELIHFMNSLYEKYQIPLDPIYTGKMMFGILDKIEKGEIKAGTKILAIHTGGLQGIKGMNERLQKRGLQINY; encoded by the coding sequence TTGAATTCATTCGAAAAAATAAACAGTCCTATTCAGCATGTAGATACGCTCAATGGTGTGGAAGTTTACATCAAACGCGATGACCTCATTCACCCTGAGGTGAGTGGGAATAAATGGCGCAAGCTGAAATACCATTATGAAGCATTTCGCGAAAGCAATAAAAAAGTGATGCTCACTTTTGGTGGAGCTTTTTCTAATCATATTGCTGCTACCGCTGCCTTGGGTAAGATGTATGGTTTTGAAACCAAAGCGTTAATTCGAGGGGAAGAAATTACTACTAATCCAACCCTTGACTTTTGCCGCAGCTGCGGAATGGAAATCGAGGCTATTTCGCGCAAGCAATACGATGAGCGGGACAATCCTGAGTTTTTGGGAATGCTGGGCGAGGCACTTCCAGAAGTTTACTTGGTGCCTGAAGGTGGAAAAGGAGTACTCGGCATGCGCGGCTGTCTGGATATAATGGATGAGGTGAAAGACCAATTTGACATGGTGTGTGTAGCAGGAGGAACAGGAACTACCATGGCTGGAATGATGAGCAGTGGGTACGAAACAAACTTTCAGCTTTTCCCGGCTTTGAAAGGAGGAGATTTTTTAAGGCCAGCCATTCAAAAGCACATTGTGGATTTTGGTCAAGAATTGTCAACACAAGGTTTGGGAAAAATTTCTACCCGAGCTACTCTTACATTGCAAAATGATTATCACTTTGGCGGCTACGGAAAAGTGCAGCCTGAGCTGATTCATTTTATGAATTCGCTTTACGAAAAGTACCAAATACCGCTCGATCCGATTTACACCGGAAAAATGATGTTTGGAATTTTGGACAAAATTGAAAAAGGTGAAATAAAGGCCGGAACTAAGATTTTGGCTATCCACACAGGTGGGCTGCAAGGAATAAAAGGAATGAACGAGCGTTTGCAAAAACGCGGATTACAAATAAATTATTGA
- a CDS encoding thioredoxin domain-containing protein, with translation MNTNQLINETSPYLLQHAHNPVDWNPWGEDAFAKAEKENKLVIVSIGYSACHWCHVMEHQSFEDSAAAALMNEHFISIKVDREERPDVDQVYMTAVQLMTGRGGWPLNVITLPDGRPIWGGTYFPKDGWMQSLQSIVEVYHDDPEKVLEYAEKLTEGVVQSELVSPNETPGDYSKEEIDLLFKNWSKNFDKKEGGSAGAPKFPMPVGYEFLLEYGSLTGNEEAMQQLNLTLRKMAFGGIYDQVGGGFSRYSVDDEWKVPHFEKMLYDNGQLVSLYSRAYQKTKNPLYKSIVIQTIEWLERDMLGPDGEFYSALDADSEGEEGKYYVWPEVELKEIIGDSDWEDFTNYFDLKKGKWEGRIVLMRSDDSENTDSAKVKAWEQELLKVRENRVPPGLDDKSLTSWNALMITGLVDAYKAFGDSHYLDLAKKNGEWLLKNQVRKDESLFHSYKKGKSSIDGLIEDYTFAVQGFLDLYEATFDVKYLEQANAWMKYAKANFEDEGTGLFFTRSKNAKQLIAKSMEVHDNVIPAANSVMAHNLFHLYHLTGNESYLAQSEKMLAQMDKVRLVTYPESFSNWARLLLNFKYPFYEVAIVGNEADEKYMEWQKQFVPNVLIQGSWKESDLPLLENRFVKGSTMIYVCENRVCQLPVEEVSKALDLLLK, from the coding sequence ATGAACACTAACCAACTTATTAATGAAACAAGTCCATACTTACTTCAACATGCTCACAATCCTGTTGATTGGAATCCTTGGGGAGAGGATGCTTTCGCTAAAGCGGAAAAAGAAAATAAGTTGGTGATTGTTAGCATTGGGTATTCAGCTTGCCATTGGTGTCATGTAATGGAGCATCAAAGTTTTGAGGATTCGGCAGCGGCAGCCCTCATGAATGAGCATTTTATTTCAATAAAAGTAGATCGTGAAGAGCGACCTGATGTGGATCAAGTGTACATGACCGCGGTGCAATTGATGACGGGACGTGGAGGCTGGCCGCTAAATGTGATTACACTTCCTGATGGGCGACCAATTTGGGGTGGAACTTACTTTCCTAAGGACGGGTGGATGCAGTCCTTGCAAAGCATTGTGGAGGTGTATCATGATGATCCTGAAAAGGTGCTGGAATATGCGGAGAAACTAACGGAAGGAGTGGTGCAGTCTGAACTTGTTAGTCCAAACGAAACACCTGGCGACTATTCCAAAGAAGAGATTGATTTGCTTTTTAAGAACTGGTCTAAAAACTTTGATAAAAAAGAAGGAGGCAGTGCTGGTGCTCCTAAGTTTCCAATGCCCGTGGGTTATGAGTTTTTGCTGGAGTATGGCTCCCTTACGGGAAATGAAGAAGCCATGCAGCAATTAAATTTAACTCTTCGCAAAATGGCCTTCGGAGGAATATACGATCAAGTAGGTGGAGGTTTTTCACGCTATAGCGTAGATGATGAGTGGAAAGTTCCGCATTTTGAAAAGATGCTTTATGACAACGGACAGCTTGTGAGCCTTTATAGCCGGGCGTATCAAAAAACTAAAAACCCACTTTATAAAAGTATCGTAATACAAACTATTGAATGGTTGGAGCGCGATATGCTAGGTCCTGATGGGGAGTTTTACTCGGCATTGGATGCTGATAGCGAAGGCGAAGAGGGAAAATATTACGTGTGGCCCGAAGTGGAGCTGAAGGAAATAATTGGCGATAGCGACTGGGAAGATTTCACAAACTACTTTGATCTTAAAAAAGGAAAATGGGAAGGCAGAATTGTACTGATGCGCAGCGATGATTCTGAAAATACCGATTCTGCTAAAGTGAAAGCCTGGGAGCAAGAATTATTGAAGGTTCGTGAAAATCGTGTGCCTCCCGGTTTGGATGACAAATCTTTGACAAGTTGGAATGCCTTGATGATTACCGGATTGGTTGATGCATACAAGGCTTTTGGAGATTCTCACTATTTGGATTTAGCCAAAAAGAACGGGGAGTGGTTGCTGAAAAATCAAGTGCGAAAAGATGAAAGCTTATTTCATTCTTACAAAAAAGGAAAGAGCAGCATTGATGGCCTTATTGAAGATTACACTTTTGCTGTTCAAGGTTTTTTGGATTTGTATGAAGCCACCTTTGATGTAAAATATTTGGAGCAGGCCAATGCCTGGATGAAATACGCCAAGGCCAATTTTGAGGATGAAGGAACTGGCTTATTTTTTACGAGAAGTAAAAATGCCAAACAGCTTATCGCAAAAAGCATGGAGGTGCATGACAATGTGATTCCTGCGGCCAACTCAGTGATGGCGCATAATCTGTTTCACTTGTATCACCTTACGGGAAATGAAAGCTATTTAGCGCAAAGCGAAAAGATGCTAGCCCAAATGGACAAAGTACGCCTGGTAACCTATCCCGAAAGCTTTAGCAATTGGGCTCGCTTGCTCTTGAACTTTAAGTATCCATTTTACGAAGTTGCCATTGTGGGCAATGAGGCGGATGAAAAATACATGGAGTGGCAAAAGCAATTTGTGCCTAATGTTTTGATTCAGGGAAGTTGGAAAGAAAGTGACTTACCATTACTCGAAAATCGTTTTGTAAAAGGCAGCACCATGATTTATGTGTGTGAGAATCGGGTTTGTCAGCTTCCGGTGGAGGAGGTGAGTAAAGCTTTAGATTTGTTGCTGAAGTAG
- a CDS encoding inorganic phosphate transporter → MDPYLLVVITLVLLAVADLIVGVSNDAVNFLNSAIGSKVAGRQTILIIAAAGVLFGALSSSGMMEIARKGIFNPEMFAFSDVMVIFVAVMVADIILLDVFNSLGLPTSTTVSIVFDLLGAAVAVAIWKSLESSSGFAGVAEAINISTATAIISGIFLSIGVAFSIGGIVQYLCRLWFSFKFEKHLKTHGVIFASIAISIITYFLLIKGAKGSSFLSKDVSNFVATHTLELMGVVFLISLLVIFILVKTVNAHPLKIVVFTGTFSLAMAFAGNDLVNFIGVPLAGYQSFNIWDGSGIAPDMFMMDQLGAKVQTPFVFLLLAGLIMVVTLWFSGKAQKVTETEVNLGRQDAGEERFKPNLLSRVIVGGALNMGSWMRTTLPAGAVRRMDVRFYKRIAEVSDYDRPAFDLVRASVNLIVASFLIALATSFKLPLSTTYVSFMVAMGTSLADKAWGQESAVYRVAGVLNVIGGWLITALMAFFTAGAFATGIYFGGPWVAILLGVLALAFFVNSNLRFNKKQKAETKLKAQEIDPEKQERLFEVLKEDIIKLLAFEDEVVDHAFKYIKKEKPKPVRKLNHAWKDFEAEADKLKKVVYKHVLKKSSHSEEYGVALLFNQHHIDDLKKNLSALVDLITEHEKNHQSLPEEDYVKIVLNLKPSYQAYDKLISEKLERDLLLNIDDLLRLKKETQEEMQDALNQLMVISSQKHISHKQAIVLSEYILLLKNLVAIKGRIVQNYQRGKDAEGSILDAIV, encoded by the coding sequence ATGGATCCCTACCTACTAGTAGTCATTACTCTGGTTCTTCTCGCTGTTGCTGATTTGATCGTTGGAGTAAGCAACGATGCCGTAAACTTTCTCAACTCGGCCATCGGGTCAAAGGTAGCAGGAAGACAGACAATATTAATAATTGCCGCAGCCGGAGTTTTGTTTGGGGCCTTATCCTCTAGCGGAATGATGGAGATTGCCCGTAAGGGAATTTTCAATCCCGAGATGTTTGCGTTTTCTGATGTGATGGTGATTTTTGTGGCCGTAATGGTGGCAGACATTATTCTCCTCGATGTCTTCAACTCGCTTGGGTTACCCACCTCCACTACGGTAAGTATTGTATTCGATTTATTAGGGGCAGCCGTAGCTGTTGCCATTTGGAAATCTTTGGAATCCTCTAGCGGCTTTGCTGGTGTGGCTGAGGCCATCAATATAAGTACAGCAACTGCTATTATTTCGGGCATATTCCTCTCCATAGGTGTCGCCTTTTCCATTGGTGGAATTGTTCAGTACTTATGCCGACTTTGGTTTTCGTTCAAATTTGAAAAACACCTAAAAACCCATGGGGTGATTTTTGCCTCTATTGCGATCAGTATTATCACCTACTTCCTTTTGATAAAAGGGGCTAAGGGCAGTTCTTTTCTTAGTAAAGATGTTTCAAATTTTGTTGCCACACACACACTTGAACTAATGGGTGTGGTGTTCCTTATTTCCCTTTTGGTGATTTTTATTTTGGTAAAAACTGTAAATGCGCACCCTCTGAAAATTGTAGTATTTACGGGTACATTCTCACTAGCCATGGCCTTTGCAGGCAACGATCTTGTAAACTTTATTGGAGTTCCACTAGCAGGATACCAGTCTTTTAATATTTGGGATGGCAGCGGTATTGCTCCAGATATGTTTATGATGGATCAGCTTGGCGCAAAAGTGCAAACTCCTTTCGTCTTTCTTTTGCTGGCAGGTTTGATTATGGTAGTAACACTATGGTTTTCAGGCAAAGCACAAAAGGTAACTGAAACAGAGGTAAACCTTGGTCGTCAGGATGCTGGTGAAGAAAGGTTTAAGCCCAATTTGCTTTCCAGAGTAATTGTGGGAGGTGCACTAAACATGGGTTCATGGATGCGTACTACTTTGCCTGCAGGCGCTGTAAGACGTATGGACGTTAGATTTTACAAACGGATTGCCGAAGTTTCAGATTATGATCGTCCTGCTTTTGACTTGGTACGTGCTTCGGTCAACCTGATTGTAGCTAGTTTCCTTATTGCATTAGCTACCTCGTTCAAACTTCCTCTTTCTACTACTTATGTATCATTTATGGTGGCTATGGGTACATCATTGGCTGATAAAGCTTGGGGGCAAGAAAGTGCCGTGTACCGTGTAGCTGGAGTACTTAATGTAATTGGAGGATGGTTAATCACCGCTTTGATGGCTTTCTTTACCGCTGGTGCATTTGCCACAGGTATTTACTTTGGAGGCCCATGGGTAGCTATACTTTTGGGAGTATTAGCCCTTGCTTTCTTCGTAAATAGCAACCTTCGTTTCAACAAAAAACAAAAGGCAGAAACTAAGCTTAAGGCTCAGGAAATTGATCCAGAAAAGCAAGAACGTCTTTTTGAAGTTTTAAAAGAAGACATTATTAAGCTACTGGCCTTTGAAGATGAAGTTGTAGATCATGCTTTTAAATATATAAAGAAAGAAAAACCAAAGCCTGTTCGTAAGTTAAACCATGCTTGGAAAGACTTTGAAGCAGAAGCCGACAAACTCAAAAAAGTGGTTTACAAGCATGTGCTTAAGAAATCTTCGCACAGTGAAGAATATGGAGTTGCACTTCTGTTTAATCAGCATCATATTGATGATTTGAAGAAAAACCTGAGTGCATTGGTTGACCTTATAACCGAACACGAAAAAAATCATCAATCGCTGCCTGAAGAAGATTATGTAAAGATTGTGCTTAATCTAAAGCCGTCTTACCAGGCCTATGATAAGTTGATTTCTGAAAAGCTTGAAAGAGACTTGTTGCTAAACATCGATGACTTGCTGCGTCTTAAAAAAGAAACTCAGGAAGAAATGCAGGATGCATTGAATCAACTAATGGTTATTTCTTCTCAAAAGCACATTAGCCATAAGCAAGCAATTGTACTTTCTGAATACATTTTACTGTTAAAAAACTTAGTGGCCATTAAAGGGCGTATCGTTCAAAATTACCAGAGAGGTAAAGATGCTGAAGGAAGTATACTAGATGCGATAGTGTAA
- a CDS encoding DUF4846 domain-containing protein → MSYINLATIFLIFSACQANSENVTSILTTSNDIVAQTPAPISHSPGTTILERFNPPPGYDRQHCLTGSFGEYLRNLPLKPNESPVLFYDGSLKNSNKHAAVLDMDIGDRDLQQCADAIMRIRAEYFFKRKEYDQISYHFVNGFSADYNRWAKGERISVKGNTTKWYGNKSADYSYQNFRDYLTMVYIYAGTASLEKELKPKPIADLSIGDVFIRGGSPGHAMLIVDVALNETGKKVFMLAQSYMPAQSIHIVKNLENEKISPWYELNESEMILDTPSWNFYYAELRSF, encoded by the coding sequence ATGAGCTACATCAACCTAGCTACCATTTTCTTAATTTTTTCTGCTTGCCAAGCAAATTCAGAAAACGTCACCTCTATTCTTACAACATCAAATGACATTGTAGCACAAACACCAGCTCCAATATCCCACTCTCCGGGCACAACTATTTTGGAGCGATTTAATCCACCTCCCGGCTATGATAGACAACATTGCTTGACAGGTTCTTTTGGCGAATATTTGCGTAATCTACCATTAAAACCCAATGAAAGTCCTGTTCTATTTTACGATGGAAGTTTGAAGAACTCCAATAAACACGCAGCCGTCCTAGATATGGACATTGGCGACAGAGACCTTCAGCAATGTGCAGATGCAATAATGCGGATTCGTGCAGAGTATTTTTTCAAAAGAAAAGAATACGACCAAATATCCTATCATTTTGTAAATGGCTTCAGCGCTGATTATAATCGCTGGGCAAAAGGCGAGAGAATAAGTGTAAAAGGAAACACCACCAAGTGGTATGGTAACAAATCAGCAGACTACAGTTACCAAAACTTCAGAGATTACCTCACAATGGTTTATATATACGCTGGCACGGCATCACTTGAAAAGGAGTTAAAACCAAAACCAATCGCAGACCTTAGTATTGGTGACGTTTTTATTCGCGGTGGCAGCCCAGGTCATGCTATGCTTATTGTAGATGTTGCTCTAAACGAAACTGGAAAAAAAGTTTTTATGCTTGCGCAAAGCTACATGCCCGCTCAAAGCATTCACATTGTAAAAAACCTTGAAAACGAAAAAATATCTCCATGGTATGAATTAAATGAATCTGAAATGATTCTTGATACGCCTTCATGGAATTTCTACTATGCAGAGTTAAGATCATTCTAA
- a CDS encoding dipeptidase, which yields MSDQLKYIKENKDRFLEELKELLRIPSISADSAYKKDVMAAAEAVGKSLKSAGADKVEICPTPGYPIVYGEKIIDPKLPTVLVYGHYDVQPADPIDLWDNDPFDPVIKKTDIHPEGAIFARGACDDKGQMFMHVKALEVMMQTNTLSCNVKFMIEGEEEVGSVNLGWYVERNKEKLASDVILISDTGMLANDVPSITTGLRGLSYVEVKVTGPNRDLHSGLYGGAVANPINILTQMIASLMDENNHITIPGFYDDVIEISKEERAEMAKAPHSDEDYKRKLKINDVHGEKGYSTPERASIRPTLDVNGIWGGYMGEGAKTVIASEAFAKISMRLVPDQHPDKITKLFKDHFESIGPKSVTVEVTPHHGGDPYVSPTDNRGYKAASAAYEDTFGKKPIPVRSGGSIPIVALFERELGVKSILMGFGLDTDAIHSPNEHYGVFNYFKGIETIPQFFKHFAEMED from the coding sequence ATGAGCGATCAATTAAAATATATTAAGGAGAATAAAGACCGTTTTTTAGAAGAGTTGAAGGAGCTGCTTCGCATTCCTAGCATTTCTGCAGATTCGGCTTATAAGAAGGATGTAATGGCGGCAGCTGAAGCAGTGGGCAAAAGCCTGAAAAGTGCCGGTGCCGATAAGGTGGAAATTTGTCCTACCCCTGGTTATCCAATTGTTTACGGAGAGAAAATCATCGATCCAAAATTACCAACCGTTTTGGTTTATGGGCATTATGATGTGCAGCCAGCTGATCCAATCGATCTTTGGGATAATGATCCGTTTGATCCCGTTATTAAGAAAACAGATATTCACCCTGAAGGTGCCATTTTTGCTCGTGGAGCTTGTGATGACAAGGGCCAAATGTTTATGCACGTAAAGGCGCTTGAAGTGATGATGCAAACCAATACTTTATCCTGCAATGTGAAATTTATGATTGAGGGTGAGGAAGAAGTTGGAAGCGTGAACCTAGGTTGGTACGTAGAGCGCAACAAAGAAAAATTGGCTAGTGATGTTATCCTTATTTCTGATACAGGGATGTTGGCCAATGATGTACCTTCAATTACCACAGGACTTCGCGGCTTGAGCTATGTTGAGGTAAAAGTTACAGGGCCAAACCGTGATTTGCACTCTGGTCTTTACGGTGGCGCTGTGGCCAATCCTATCAATATTCTTACGCAGATGATTGCCTCGCTGATGGATGAAAACAATCATATTACCATTCCTGGTTTTTATGATGATGTGATTGAAATCTCAAAAGAAGAGCGTGCAGAAATGGCAAAAGCTCCACATAGCGATGAAGATTACAAGCGCAAGCTTAAGATAAATGATGTTCACGGAGAGAAAGGTTACAGCACTCCTGAGCGCGCATCCATCCGTCCTACTTTAGATGTAAATGGTATTTGGGGTGGCTATATGGGCGAAGGTGCCAAAACGGTAATCGCTTCTGAGGCGTTTGCCAAAATATCTATGCGTCTTGTTCCTGATCAGCATCCGGACAAAATCACGAAGCTATTTAAGGATCACTTTGAAAGCATTGGTCCAAAGTCTGTAACAGTTGAGGTTACTCCGCATCACGGTGGTGATCCTTATGTTTCACCAACTGACAACAGAGGTTACAAAGCGGCAAGTGCTGCTTATGAAGATACATTTGGCAAAAAGCCGATTCCTGTTCGCAGCGGAGGGAGCATTCCTATTGTAGCGCTATTTGAGCGCGAGCTTGGTGTAAAATCTATCCTTATGGGCTTTGGTTTGGATACGGATGCCATTCATTCACCAAATGAGCATTATGGTGTTTTCAACTACTTTAAAGGAATTGAAACTATCCCTCAGTTCTTCAAGCACTTTGCTGAAATGGAGGATTAG
- a CDS encoding NUDIX domain-containing protein: MRITKTEVTTDVVIIKIENGNKHILLIQRKNDPHKGKWALPGGFVETDETIITAAVRELKEETGIKVSEAELRFIGYFDNPNRDPRGRIISFAFAAEVPAKTKYKAADDANKAQWFLLNDLPDLAFDHQRIIESI; the protein is encoded by the coding sequence ATGAGAATAACGAAAACAGAAGTTACCACCGATGTAGTAATCATCAAAATCGAGAATGGTAATAAACACATCTTACTCATTCAACGAAAAAATGATCCTCACAAAGGAAAATGGGCACTACCTGGAGGTTTTGTAGAAACAGATGAAACTATAATAACTGCTGCTGTGAGGGAATTAAAAGAAGAAACAGGGATAAAAGTATCTGAAGCCGAGCTTCGGTTTATAGGTTATTTTGATAATCCAAATCGAGATCCCCGCGGTCGTATCATTAGTTTTGCCTTTGCGGCAGAAGTTCCAGCAAAAACAAAGTATAAAGCAGCTGACGATGCAAATAAAGCTCAGTGGTTTTTACTGAATGACCTACCTGATTTGGCTTTTGATCACCAACGCATTATAGAATCTATTTAA
- a CDS encoding T9SS type A sorting domain-containing protein: MLRLLFFFCLSSTLMFAQQIPNAGFENWYVVPNTNGKEDPDHWESTNRLLSSNFSEGVSKSSDANSGNYAVKLTPSLEAGKYTQLVLGKLSLDSLGNSTFRKCPGQAVPHLPLVIRGHYKFSRAQQNVHAGISVIFTSGCYNGIYGFYVFGSEALEPNPNEYKPFAVPIEFHGSSFSDLDTMVIFIQIAGPDTNATSSFLLIDDVSILGEYVGVEESNHSPETVQLFPNPTSGYVTIESLATDPFAVKVYSLHGKLLFEDYAIMESQYQLDLIGPAGVYFVEVTSSEGNRVFKVLKE; encoded by the coding sequence ATGCTTCGACTACTATTCTTTTTCTGTTTGTCGTCAACTTTAATGTTTGCCCAGCAAATTCCTAATGCTGGATTTGAAAATTGGTATGTAGTGCCCAATACAAATGGGAAAGAAGATCCTGACCATTGGGAATCTACAAATAGGTTGCTAAGTTCAAATTTCTCGGAGGGGGTTTCAAAAAGTAGTGATGCCAATTCTGGAAACTATGCGGTAAAACTTACCCCTTCGCTGGAAGCAGGAAAGTACACCCAATTGGTGCTTGGAAAATTGTCTTTGGATTCTTTGGGGAACAGCACTTTTAGGAAGTGTCCGGGGCAAGCAGTGCCACACTTGCCGTTGGTTATTAGAGGGCATTATAAATTTTCACGAGCTCAGCAAAATGTTCATGCTGGTATAAGTGTGATTTTTACCAGTGGTTGTTACAACGGTATTTATGGTTTTTACGTTTTCGGAAGTGAAGCATTGGAGCCAAATCCAAATGAATATAAACCCTTTGCGGTGCCGATTGAGTTTCATGGGAGCTCTTTTTCTGATTTGGATACTATGGTGATTTTTATACAAATTGCCGGCCCCGATACCAATGCCACCAGTAGTTTTCTTTTGATAGATGATGTATCGATTCTTGGTGAATATGTGGGGGTTGAGGAAAGTAATCACTCTCCTGAGACTGTTCAACTTTTCCCTAATCCGACTAGTGGGTACGTAACCATAGAATCACTCGCGACAGACCCATTTGCCGTAAAGGTGTACTCCCTTCATGGTAAATTGCTTTTTGAAGATTATGCTATCATGGAGAGTCAGTATCAGCTAGATCTGATTGGTCCTGCTGGAGTTTACTTTGTGGAGGTCACTTCCAGTGAGGGAAATCGTGTGTTCAAAGTGTTGAAGGAATAG
- a CDS encoding geranylgeranylglycerol-phosphate geranylgeranyltransferase, with translation MRLNRRQRLLIFKLSALLSMVRWYNIFFLALAQYLAVIFILNDHHDWWNTITNPNLHLIVFASLFSVAGGYLINNFYDLEKDMINRPNKTLYEKIVKQSTSLRLYFLFNVIGALLAWLVSFHVFLFFSGFIFLMWFYSHKLKKIPFVGNMAAALLSITPFFAIFIYYQLEDLLIITYVSFVLLVIFIREIIKDLEALKGDVLAGYNTLPATVGVNKTKWLITGFALLGAIPAFAIFYKTNFSGISYYLMAGGAGVFISIFFLIRAGSPADYRVLNHLYRLLIIGGILGLVLFAW, from the coding sequence TTGAGACTTAATAGGAGGCAAAGATTACTAATCTTTAAGCTTTCGGCCTTGCTGAGTATGGTGAGGTGGTACAATATTTTCTTTTTGGCCTTGGCCCAATATCTGGCGGTAATTTTTATTCTAAATGATCACCACGATTGGTGGAACACCATCACCAATCCCAATCTTCATCTTATTGTTTTTGCATCACTGTTTTCGGTAGCTGGAGGTTATTTGATTAATAACTTTTACGATTTGGAGAAGGACATGATCAATCGTCCTAATAAAACGCTTTATGAGAAAATCGTGAAGCAGTCTACCAGCCTAAGATTGTACTTTTTGTTTAACGTTATCGGTGCTTTGTTGGCATGGTTAGTTTCGTTTCATGTATTTCTGTTTTTCAGTGGATTTATTTTCCTGATGTGGTTTTATTCGCATAAGCTAAAGAAGATCCCTTTTGTGGGAAACATGGCCGCAGCGCTGCTTTCTATCACACCTTTCTTTGCTATTTTCATTTATTACCAGCTCGAAGATTTATTGATTATCACTTACGTGAGTTTTGTGTTGTTGGTGATTTTTATTCGCGAAATAATTAAAGACTTGGAAGCTCTAAAAGGCGATGTGCTTGCCGGGTACAATACTTTGCCTGCAACTGTAGGGGTTAATAAAACCAAGTGGCTCATCACCGGCTTTGCGCTTTTGGGAGCTATTCCTGCCTTTGCAATTTTTTATAAAACCAACTTTTCAGGAATAAGTTACTACCTAATGGCGGGAGGTGCCGGAGTATTTATTTCTATCTTTTTTCTGATCCGAGCTGGCTCGCCAGCCGATTATCGCGTGTTGAACCATTTGTACCGACTGTTGATTATTGGCGGTATTTTGGGGCTGGTACTATTTGCGTGGTAA